The Patulibacter sp. SYSU D01012 genome window below encodes:
- a CDS encoding DUF188 domain-containing protein produces the protein MSAPNPRRLLADGSNVMGSRPDGWWRDRPAARRRLVDELESARASVLALTGLPASAPVVVVFDGPEHDVPATVVHVRFVPHADDLLADLAVPGDVVVTSDRALAARVVDAGATTVGAGRLARALAAARG, from the coding sequence GTGTCCGCCCCGAACCCCCGTCGTCTGCTCGCCGACGGCTCCAACGTGATGGGGTCACGGCCCGACGGCTGGTGGCGCGATCGGCCCGCGGCACGTCGCCGCCTGGTGGACGAGCTGGAGTCGGCGCGCGCCTCCGTGCTGGCGCTCACCGGGCTGCCGGCGTCCGCGCCGGTCGTCGTGGTGTTCGACGGTCCGGAGCACGACGTCCCGGCCACCGTCGTGCACGTCCGCTTCGTGCCGCACGCGGACGACCTGCTCGCGGACCTCGCGGTCCCGGGCGACGTCGTCGTGACGTCGGACCGGGCGCTCGCCGCGCGGGTGGTGGACGCCGGGGCGACCACCGTGGGCGCGGGCCGCCTGGCCCGCGCCCTCGCGGCCGCCCGCGGCTAG
- a CDS encoding peptidoglycan-binding protein, with product MTARTGELWRLGVPDEEWAFTAPRPGRRDLGEHEVWERSLVRSRLRRESAAARRPGLRRGAKGRIAAALVGVTLAVPATEAVTAGTADAAPLASGLLKRGDSGSAVRALQRALGVAADGEFGAATAKAVRAFQRAHGLQADGVVGALTAAALGTGTGTGTAKASSAAKARGSSASAKGADVDLSAATIRRIQRALGVSADGTWGPQTRKALRAHQRAHGLEVDGIPGPRTLASLGVSATGAHASTADDGDAGTSTGTGAGAAIAAARTKIGAPYASGATGPSSFDCSGLTQWAMRKAGVSLPRTSFAQYGVGSSVSKGAVQAGDLVFFSTAGAGASHVGIATGPSTAISATSHGVMEHSFTSGYWSQHYVGARRVA from the coding sequence ATGACCGCACGCACGGGCGAGCTCTGGCGCCTCGGGGTCCCCGACGAGGAGTGGGCGTTCACGGCGCCCCGGCCGGGCCGCCGCGACCTCGGCGAGCACGAGGTCTGGGAGCGCTCCCTCGTGCGCTCGCGTCTCCGCCGCGAGTCAGCGGCCGCGCGCCGCCCGGGTCTGCGCCGCGGTGCGAAGGGCCGGATCGCGGCCGCCCTCGTGGGCGTCACCCTGGCCGTCCCGGCCACCGAGGCCGTCACGGCGGGCACGGCGGACGCCGCCCCGCTGGCGAGCGGACTGCTGAAGCGCGGCGACAGCGGGTCGGCCGTCCGGGCGCTCCAGCGCGCGCTCGGCGTCGCCGCCGACGGCGAGTTCGGCGCAGCGACGGCGAAGGCCGTCCGCGCGTTCCAGCGCGCCCACGGCCTGCAGGCCGACGGGGTGGTCGGCGCGCTCACCGCGGCGGCGCTCGGGACGGGGACGGGGACGGGGACGGCGAAGGCGTCGTCCGCCGCGAAGGCCCGCGGATCGTCCGCGTCGGCGAAGGGGGCCGACGTCGATCTGTCTGCGGCGACGATCCGCAGGATCCAGCGCGCGCTCGGCGTGTCGGCGGATGGCACCTGGGGCCCGCAGACCCGCAAGGCGCTGCGCGCCCACCAGCGGGCGCACGGCCTCGAGGTCGACGGGATCCCCGGGCCGCGGACGCTGGCGAGCCTGGGCGTCTCGGCCACGGGCGCGCACGCGTCGACGGCCGACGACGGGGATGCGGGGACGAGCACGGGGACCGGCGCGGGCGCCGCGATCGCCGCGGCGCGGACGAAGATCGGCGCCCCGTACGCGTCGGGCGCGACGGGACCGTCGTCCTTCGACTGCTCGGGCCTGACGCAGTGGGCGATGCGCAAGGCGGGCGTCTCGCTCCCCCGCACGAGCTTCGCCCAGTACGGCGTCGGGTCGTCCGTGAGCAAGGGCGCGGTGCAGGCCGGCGACCTCGTGTTCTTCTCGACGGCCGGCGCGGGGGCGTCCCACGTCGGCATCGCGACGGGCCCGTCGACCGCGATCTCGGCGACGTCGCACGGCGTGATGGAGCACTCCTTCACGTCCGGCTACTGGAGCCAGCACTACGTGGGCGCGCGGCGCGTCGCCTAG
- a CDS encoding CAP domain-containing protein, with the protein MSPLAPPRPRRRGPRRVRAVRMPLALLVAALLGALAAPAPSPAARPRCPGADRTPAAQGPARAEAAVLCLVNHERRAAGLRAVRRDADLRRAARRHAGDMAARGFFAHDAPSPAPFGTDLTDRVEAAGYRWSALGENIAAGQPTPRAVLRAWLDSAGHCRNLLSPAFTELGVGVDTRGPGAYAGPTWVQDFGRPRASAAPADRRARCPRRPARPAARG; encoded by the coding sequence ATGAGCCCTCTCGCGCCGCCCCGTCCCCGCCGCCGCGGCCCTCGGCGCGTGCGCGCCGTCCGGATGCCGCTGGCGCTGCTCGTCGCCGCCCTCCTGGGCGCGCTCGCCGCCCCCGCGCCCTCGCCGGCCGCGCGCCCGCGGTGCCCCGGCGCCGACCGCACCCCGGCGGCCCAAGGCCCCGCCCGGGCCGAGGCCGCCGTGCTGTGCCTGGTCAACCACGAGCGCCGCGCCGCCGGCCTGCGTGCCGTCCGCCGCGACGCCGACCTGCGCCGGGCCGCGCGCCGACACGCCGGCGACATGGCCGCCCGCGGCTTCTTCGCGCACGACGCGCCGTCGCCCGCGCCGTTCGGGACCGACCTGACCGACCGCGTCGAGGCCGCGGGCTACCGCTGGAGCGCGCTCGGCGAGAACATCGCCGCGGGGCAGCCCACGCCGCGCGCGGTCCTGCGGGCGTGGCTCGACAGCGCGGGACACTGTCGCAACCTGCTCTCGCCGGCCTTCACCGAGCTCGGGGTCGGCGTCGACACCCGGGGGCCGGGGGCGTACGCCGGGCCGACGTGGGTGCAGGACTTCGGCCGTCCGCGCGCGAGCGCCGCCCCCGCCGACCGCCGCGCCCGGTGCCCCCGCCGGCCCGCGCGGCCCGCCGCCCGCGGCTGA
- a CDS encoding NAD(P)H-binding protein, which translates to MSDVCLVTGSTGFIGSQLVERLAREDVQLRALARTPSHFRPPEGKAVDVVQADLSQPDTLGAALDGVDVAYYLVHSMDTTGDLAAQDREAATNFRSAAQEAGLRRIVYMGAVGYRPDASVHLRSRHEVEEILGEAAPEFVAVRASMTVGAGSGSFKTLVQMVERLPVLATASWRDRPSQPIAITDVLECLAAARTAPPGRYDVAGPDTLTIEEMMRIIADLLDKPYRAVPVPGSVPKLEGAVASLVADEDRPTITALLEGLHDDLVVEDNAAPTVFGVTPTPFRDAAAAAIPAIVRD; encoded by the coding sequence ATGAGCGACGTCTGCCTCGTCACCGGCTCCACCGGCTTCATCGGCTCGCAGCTCGTCGAGCGCCTGGCCCGCGAGGACGTGCAGCTGCGGGCGCTGGCCCGCACGCCGTCGCACTTCCGGCCGCCCGAGGGCAAGGCCGTCGACGTCGTGCAGGCCGACCTCTCGCAACCCGACACGCTCGGCGCCGCGCTGGACGGCGTCGACGTCGCGTACTACCTCGTCCACTCCATGGACACGACCGGCGACCTGGCCGCGCAGGACCGCGAGGCCGCGACCAACTTCCGCTCGGCCGCGCAGGAGGCCGGACTGCGGCGCATCGTCTACATGGGCGCCGTCGGCTACCGCCCGGACGCGAGCGTCCACCTGCGCAGCCGGCACGAGGTCGAGGAGATCCTCGGCGAGGCCGCGCCGGAGTTCGTCGCCGTCCGCGCGTCGATGACCGTCGGGGCCGGCAGCGGGTCCTTCAAGACCCTCGTGCAGATGGTCGAGCGGCTCCCGGTGCTCGCGACCGCCTCGTGGCGGGACCGGCCGTCGCAGCCCATCGCGATCACCGACGTGCTCGAGTGCCTCGCGGCGGCCCGCACGGCGCCGCCCGGCCGCTACGACGTCGCCGGCCCGGACACGCTGACGATCGAGGAGATGATGCGCATCATCGCCGACCTCCTCGACAAGCCCTACCGCGCCGTCCCGGTCCCCGGCAGCGTCCCGAAGCTGGAGGGCGCGGTCGCGAGCCTCGTGGCCGACGAGGACCGGCCGACGATCACGGCGCTGCTCGAGGGGCTGCACGACGACCTCGTCGTCGAGGACAACGCGGCCCCCACCGTCTTCGGCGTCACCCCGACGCCGTTCCGCGACGCCGCGGCGGCCGCCATCCCCGCGATCGTCCGCGACTGA
- a CDS encoding HAD family hydrolase, translated as MPAPAAILDIDGTLVDTNYQHTLAWNEAFTQHGFVLPIWRIHRSIGMGGDQLVKELIGEEADEEVGDEIRAAESTLYLASIASVHALEESRELIETLSAGDRKCCLASSARAKEVDHYLDLLDARELVDSWTTSSDVENTKPAPDLVRAALEKLGTDDAVMVGDTPWDIEAARKAGVPTIAVLTGGFSEQELTDAGAVNVFTSVVELRQRLDETPLAG; from the coding sequence ATGCCGGCCCCCGCCGCCATCCTGGACATCGACGGCACCCTCGTCGACACGAACTACCAGCACACGCTCGCCTGGAACGAGGCGTTCACGCAGCACGGCTTCGTCCTGCCGATCTGGCGGATCCACCGCTCGATCGGCATGGGCGGCGACCAGCTCGTCAAGGAGCTGATCGGCGAGGAGGCCGACGAGGAGGTCGGCGACGAGATCCGCGCCGCCGAGAGCACGCTCTACCTGGCGTCGATCGCGTCCGTGCACGCGCTGGAGGAGTCGCGCGAGCTGATCGAGACCCTGTCCGCCGGCGACCGCAAGTGCTGCCTGGCGAGCTCGGCGCGGGCGAAGGAGGTCGACCACTACCTGGACCTGCTCGACGCCCGCGAGCTCGTCGACTCGTGGACGACCTCGTCGGACGTCGAGAACACGAAGCCCGCGCCCGACCTGGTGCGGGCGGCGCTCGAGAAGCTCGGCACCGACGACGCCGTGATGGTCGGGGACACGCCCTGGGACATCGAGGCCGCGCGCAAGGCGGGCGTGCCGACGATCGCGGTGCTGACGGGCGGCTTCTCCGAGCAGGAGCTGACGGACGCGGGCGCGGTGAACGTCTTCACGTCCGTCGTCGAGCTGCGCCAGCGGCTCGACGAGACCCCGCTCGCCGGCTGA
- a CDS encoding enoyl-CoA hydratase/isomerase family protein has product MTEPMTLEREDGLAVLTIASPPLNLFDRAMFDALRRHAAALEADPPRGLLIRADGSVVSGGVDVHEFDGLSVEQGAELWRDLLRAVTTIERLPCPVVFAAHALTLTAAFELALGCDLIVAGRSAKFGLVETVVGLTPSMGGPQRIAERAGSGRARELVMTAELFDAETLERWNVVNRVWEDDEVDAQARALARRLADGPTRAHDATKQIVRAWCDDGLAGADSVVPAVSGALFGTEDLKNAVQGFLAKGPKHGTPAHGR; this is encoded by the coding sequence ATGACCGAGCCGATGACCCTGGAGCGTGAGGACGGCCTCGCCGTCCTCACGATCGCCAGCCCGCCGCTGAACCTGTTCGACCGCGCGATGTTCGATGCGCTGCGCCGCCACGCGGCCGCGCTCGAGGCCGACCCGCCGCGCGGGCTGCTGATCCGCGCGGACGGCTCCGTCGTGTCCGGGGGCGTCGACGTGCACGAGTTCGACGGGCTGAGCGTCGAGCAGGGCGCCGAGCTGTGGCGCGACCTGCTGCGGGCCGTCACCACGATCGAGCGCCTGCCGTGCCCGGTCGTCTTCGCCGCGCACGCGCTGACGCTGACCGCGGCGTTCGAGCTCGCGCTGGGCTGCGACCTGATCGTCGCCGGCCGCTCCGCGAAGTTCGGGCTGGTCGAGACGGTGGTCGGCCTGACGCCGTCGATGGGCGGCCCGCAGCGCATCGCCGAGCGCGCCGGCTCCGGTCGGGCCCGCGAGCTCGTGATGACGGCCGAGCTGTTCGACGCCGAGACGCTCGAGCGGTGGAACGTCGTCAACCGCGTGTGGGAGGACGACGAGGTCGACGCGCAGGCGCGTGCGCTCGCGCGCCGCCTCGCGGACGGGCCGACGCGGGCGCACGACGCGACGAAGCAGATCGTCCGCGCGTGGTGCGACGACGGCCTGGCGGGGGCCGACTCCGTCGTCCCCGCCGTCTCGGGCGCCCTCTTCGGCACCGAGGACCTGAAGAACGCCGTGCAGGGCTTCCTGGCGAAGGGCCCGAAGCACGGCACCCCGGCGCACGGCCGGTAG
- a CDS encoding PfkB family carbohydrate kinase: MSRVVAVGAINVDLVVRVPTLPAPGETVVGGDLGRFGGGKGANGAVAAARLGAGVALVGAVGADDEGRRTLDDLRAAGVDVTGVAVRDDAATGAALIVVDDAGENQIAVAAGANAAVRAGDVAREVARRVPGAGCVLVSAEIPDDAVAAAVAAATGAGVPCVLNPAPARPALLPSAGAGVVLTPNAGEACALAGTDDVAEAAAAIAARTGADVVVTLGGDGTLLARPGRPPVGRPAHRATVVDTTGAGDAFNGALAARLAAGDALEDAVAYAARAAALAVGRPGAREGMPTAAEVAAA, encoded by the coding sequence GTGAGCCGCGTCGTCGCCGTCGGCGCCATCAACGTCGACCTGGTCGTCCGCGTGCCGACGCTGCCCGCCCCGGGCGAGACGGTCGTGGGCGGCGACCTGGGCCGGTTCGGCGGCGGCAAGGGCGCCAACGGCGCGGTCGCGGCGGCGCGCCTGGGCGCCGGCGTGGCGCTCGTCGGGGCGGTGGGCGCGGACGACGAGGGGCGGCGGACGCTCGACGACCTGCGGGCCGCCGGCGTCGACGTGACGGGGGTCGCCGTCCGCGACGACGCCGCCACGGGCGCGGCGCTCATCGTGGTGGACGACGCGGGCGAGAACCAGATCGCCGTCGCGGCCGGCGCGAACGCCGCGGTCCGCGCGGGCGACGTCGCCCGCGAGGTCGCGCGCCGGGTGCCGGGCGCCGGGTGCGTGCTCGTCAGCGCCGAGATCCCGGACGACGCGGTGGCCGCGGCCGTCGCGGCGGCGACGGGCGCCGGCGTCCCGTGCGTGCTGAACCCCGCGCCGGCCCGGCCCGCGCTCCTGCCGTCAGCGGGGGCGGGGGTGGTGCTGACCCCGAACGCGGGCGAGGCGTGCGCGCTGGCCGGCACGGACGACGTGGCGGAGGCCGCCGCCGCGATCGCGGCCCGCACCGGCGCGGACGTGGTCGTCACGCTCGGCGGGGACGGGACGCTGCTCGCGCGGCCCGGCCGCCCGCCGGTGGGCCGCCCGGCGCACCGGGCGACCGTCGTCGACACCACCGGCGCCGGCGACGCCTTCAACGGCGCCCTCGCCGCGCGCCTCGCCGCCGGCGACGCGCTCGAGGACGCCGTGGCCTACGCGGCCCGCGCCGCGGCCCTGGCCGTCGGCCGGCCCGGCGCCCGCGAGGGGATGCCGACGGCCGCCGAGGTCGCCGCGGCGTGA
- a CDS encoding methyltransferase domain-containing protein, with translation MPIDFHDPANRETYAGRTADGGWAAAVTAIVDPRGCDVVDVGCGGGTYVRAWRRLGARRVVGVDFSETMLGTARRATAGDAGVELVHGDATATGLPDGCADVVFARALVHHVPDLGAFAREAHRLLRPGGTCIVQDRTMDDVRQPPSARHVRGLLFARAPRLLQVEAARRPSTADVLGALHDAGLHDAATASLWEVRTRHPSRAALLDDLAARRGRSILHELDDAELGDLVDAVRAAVPGGPVVEEDRWTLWTARR, from the coding sequence GTGCCCATCGACTTCCACGACCCCGCGAACCGCGAGACCTACGCCGGCCGGACCGCCGACGGCGGGTGGGCCGCCGCCGTCACCGCGATCGTCGACCCCCGGGGGTGCGACGTCGTCGACGTCGGCTGCGGCGGCGGCACGTACGTGCGGGCCTGGCGGCGGCTGGGCGCCCGCCGCGTCGTCGGCGTGGACTTCAGCGAGACGATGCTCGGGACGGCCCGTCGGGCGACCGCCGGCGACGCGGGCGTGGAGCTGGTGCACGGGGACGCGACGGCGACGGGCCTGCCGGACGGGTGCGCGGACGTCGTCTTCGCGCGGGCCCTGGTCCACCACGTGCCCGACCTCGGCGCGTTCGCGCGCGAGGCGCACCGGCTGCTGCGGCCGGGCGGGACGTGCATCGTCCAGGACCGGACGATGGACGACGTGCGCCAGCCGCCGAGCGCCCGGCACGTGCGCGGGCTGCTCTTCGCGCGCGCCCCGCGGCTGCTGCAGGTCGAGGCGGCCCGACGCCCGTCGACCGCGGACGTGCTGGGCGCCCTGCACGACGCGGGACTCCACGACGCCGCGACCGCGTCGCTGTGGGAGGTGCGGACGCGCCATCCGTCGCGCGCCGCGCTGCTGGACGACCTGGCGGCGCGCCGCGGTCGCTCGATCCTGCACGAGCTCGACGACGCCGAGCTCGGCGACCTCGTCGACGCGGTGCGCGCGGCCGTGCCCGGCGGACCGGTCGTCGAGGAGGACCGCTGGACGCTCTGGACGGCCCGCCGGTGA